The following coding sequences lie in one Isoptericola variabilis 225 genomic window:
- the dhaK gene encoding dihydroxyacetone kinase subunit DhaK: MKKLLDDPANAVADSLEGFGLAHADLVEVHTDPFYVTRASGAVQGKVGLVSGGGSGHEPLHAGFVGDGMLDAAVPGAVFTSPTPDQIAPAIQASDGGKGVLAIVKNYTGDVLNFETAVELAEAEGVEVASVLVNDDVAVEDSLYTAGRRGVAGTVAVEKIAGAAAVRGDDLAGVTAIAERVVANVRSMGVALTACTVPHVGKPSFDLGDDEIEIGIGIHGEPGRHRVALSGASDITRSLLEPVADDLGLASGERVLLFVNGMGGTPLSELYVVYGRARRLLEERGVQVSRSLVGNYVTSLEMQGASVTVLRLDDELEALWDAPVRTPALHW; encoded by the coding sequence ATGAAGAAGCTGCTCGACGACCCGGCGAACGCGGTCGCCGACTCCTTGGAGGGCTTCGGCCTGGCCCACGCCGACCTGGTCGAGGTCCATACGGACCCGTTCTACGTCACGCGCGCGAGCGGGGCCGTGCAGGGCAAGGTCGGCCTCGTGAGCGGCGGGGGCTCCGGGCACGAGCCGCTGCACGCCGGCTTCGTCGGCGACGGGATGCTCGACGCCGCCGTCCCTGGCGCCGTGTTCACGTCGCCGACGCCCGACCAGATCGCGCCGGCCATCCAGGCGTCCGACGGCGGCAAGGGCGTGCTCGCGATCGTCAAGAACTACACGGGCGACGTGCTCAACTTCGAGACAGCGGTCGAGCTCGCCGAGGCCGAGGGGGTCGAGGTCGCGAGCGTGCTCGTCAACGACGACGTCGCGGTCGAGGACTCGCTCTACACCGCGGGTCGGCGCGGCGTCGCCGGCACCGTGGCGGTCGAGAAGATCGCCGGCGCGGCCGCCGTGCGCGGCGACGACCTGGCGGGCGTGACCGCGATCGCGGAGCGCGTCGTGGCCAACGTGCGGTCGATGGGCGTCGCGCTCACCGCGTGCACCGTCCCGCACGTCGGCAAGCCGAGCTTCGACCTGGGCGACGACGAGATCGAGATCGGCATCGGCATCCACGGCGAGCCCGGTCGGCACCGCGTCGCGCTGAGCGGCGCGAGCGACATCACGCGCAGCCTGCTCGAGCCGGTCGCGGACGACCTGGGCCTCGCCTCGGGCGAGCGCGTGCTGCTGTTCGTCAACGGGATGGGCGGCACGCCGCTGTCCGAGCTCTACGTCGTCTATGGTCGGGCGCGGAGGCTGCTGGAGGAGCGCGGCGTGCAGGTGTCGCGGTCGCTCGTGGGCAACTACGTGACGTCGCTCGAGATGCAGGGCGCGTCGGTGACCGTGCTCCGGCTGGACGACGAGCTCGAGGCGCTGTGGGACGCGCCCGTGCGCACGCCCGCGCTGCACTGGTAG
- a CDS encoding P-II family nitrogen regulator, translating to MKLVTGVIQPHRLDDVKSALEAAGVRGMTVSEASGYGRQKGHTEVYRGAEYTVDLVPKVRIEILVADEDAPSIVDVVVGAAQTGKIGDGKVWTVPVDDVARVRTGEHGDAAL from the coding sequence ATGAAGCTCGTCACGGGTGTCATCCAGCCCCACCGTCTCGACGACGTGAAGTCGGCCCTCGAGGCCGCCGGCGTCCGCGGCATGACGGTCAGCGAGGCCAGCGGCTACGGGCGCCAGAAGGGGCACACCGAGGTCTACCGCGGTGCGGAGTACACCGTGGACCTCGTGCCCAAGGTCCGCATCGAGATCCTCGTCGCGGACGAGGACGCGCCGTCGATCGTCGACGTCGTGGTCGGTGCGGCCCAGACGGGCAAGATCGGCGACGGCAAGGTGTGGACGGTCCCGGTCGACGACGTCGCCCGCGTCCGCACGGGCGAGCACGGCGACGCCGCGCTCTGA
- a CDS encoding DUF4233 domain-containing protein, translating to MSKDDRPRPGDPIKPKKPAKVQLASATLQLEAFVVLFAAFALYGLRDSAYERGPFVIASATALWIIAGVLFVTLLVLARTVSRPGGYLAGSVAQVPVLAMGLLLPMMFVVAGIFVVMWVVALRLGGRIDRERAEYDAAHPETAPRVDS from the coding sequence GTGAGCAAGGACGACCGCCCGCGCCCGGGCGACCCCATCAAGCCGAAGAAGCCCGCCAAGGTGCAGCTCGCCTCGGCGACGCTGCAGCTCGAGGCCTTCGTCGTGCTGTTCGCGGCGTTCGCGCTGTACGGCCTGCGCGACTCGGCGTACGAGCGCGGGCCCTTCGTCATCGCGTCTGCGACGGCGCTGTGGATCATCGCGGGCGTGCTGTTCGTCACGCTGCTCGTCCTCGCCCGGACGGTGTCGCGGCCCGGCGGCTACCTCGCCGGGTCGGTCGCGCAGGTCCCCGTGCTCGCCATGGGGCTCCTGCTGCCCATGATGTTCGTCGTCGCGGGCATCTTCGTGGTCATGTGGGTCGTCGCGCTCCGCCTCGGCGGCCGCATCGACCGCGAGCGCGCCGAGTACGACGCCGCGCACCCCGAGACGGCCCCGAGGGTGGACTCCTGA
- a CDS encoding MDR family MFS transporter, with the protein MSHAPAPAPDKPLVVLTQRTIWLIFGALMASMFLSSLDQTIVGTAMPTIVGELDGVAHQGWVITAYILAVAVAMPLYGKFGDLWGRRWPFLVAVALFTVASAGAGFAGTMLELVVWRAVQGLGGGGLMILSQSIIADVVPASERGKYMGPLGALFGISAVLGPLLGGWLTEGPGWRWAFWLNVPVGIVALAIAWFTLRLPTHRSRRPVDWAGIVTMAVATTGIVVVTSWESIATGGYDWGDWRLSGLVALTLAAVAAFVVAETRAAEPLIPLRLFRNRTFTVTTLIGLVLGMGMFSAMAMLPTFLQMSTGAGVTESGWLMLPMMAGMMLTSIVSGFAIARTGRYKAYPVAGLVVVLLGMVWLTRLSGDMSMWTFGAMIFVLGAGTGLVMQVVVLAVQNAVDPHELGTATSANNFFREIGAAVGTALFTTIFTTRLTENLGSVFSGAAGGAGTSESSLTPHAVQQLPEPFRTGVVDAYADALAPSFWYLVPLVVAGLVLALFLPVIKLSDVAGMVARGEAVSDPARADIVDR; encoded by the coding sequence ATGAGCCACGCCCCCGCCCCCGCGCCGGACAAGCCGCTCGTCGTCCTGACGCAGCGCACGATCTGGCTGATCTTCGGCGCCCTCATGGCGTCGATGTTCCTGTCGTCGCTCGACCAGACGATCGTCGGCACCGCGATGCCCACGATCGTGGGCGAGCTCGACGGCGTGGCCCACCAGGGGTGGGTCATCACGGCCTACATCCTCGCCGTGGCCGTCGCGATGCCGCTCTACGGCAAGTTCGGCGACCTGTGGGGGCGGCGCTGGCCGTTCCTGGTCGCGGTCGCGCTGTTCACCGTGGCGTCCGCCGGAGCCGGGTTCGCCGGGACGATGCTCGAGCTCGTCGTGTGGCGGGCGGTCCAGGGCCTGGGCGGCGGCGGCCTGATGATCCTGTCGCAGTCGATCATCGCCGACGTCGTGCCCGCCTCGGAGCGCGGCAAGTACATGGGTCCGCTGGGCGCGCTGTTCGGCATCTCGGCCGTGCTCGGCCCTCTCCTGGGCGGCTGGCTCACCGAGGGCCCGGGCTGGCGGTGGGCCTTCTGGCTCAACGTCCCGGTCGGCATCGTCGCGCTCGCGATCGCGTGGTTCACGCTCCGGCTCCCGACGCACCGGTCGCGCCGCCCGGTCGACTGGGCCGGCATCGTCACCATGGCGGTCGCGACGACGGGCATCGTCGTCGTGACGAGCTGGGAGTCGATCGCGACGGGCGGCTACGACTGGGGCGACTGGCGCCTGAGCGGGCTGGTCGCGCTGACGCTCGCCGCCGTGGCCGCGTTCGTGGTCGCCGAGACGCGCGCCGCCGAGCCGCTCATCCCGCTGCGGCTGTTCCGGAACCGCACCTTCACCGTCACGACCCTCATCGGCCTCGTGCTCGGCATGGGCATGTTCTCGGCCATGGCGATGCTGCCGACGTTCCTGCAGATGTCGACGGGCGCCGGCGTGACCGAGTCCGGCTGGCTCATGCTCCCGATGATGGCCGGGATGATGCTCACCTCGATCGTGTCCGGCTTCGCGATCGCGCGGACCGGGCGCTACAAGGCCTACCCGGTGGCGGGTCTCGTCGTCGTGCTGCTCGGCATGGTGTGGCTCACGCGCCTGTCGGGCGACATGTCGATGTGGACCTTCGGCGCGATGATCTTCGTGCTGGGCGCGGGCACGGGCCTGGTCATGCAGGTCGTCGTGCTCGCGGTGCAGAACGCCGTCGACCCGCACGAGCTCGGCACCGCGACGAGCGCGAACAACTTCTTCCGCGAGATCGGCGCCGCCGTCGGCACGGCCCTGTTCACCACGATCTTCACCACGCGCCTGACCGAGAACCTCGGCTCGGTGTTCTCGGGCGCCGCGGGCGGCGCCGGCACGAGCGAGTCCTCGCTCACCCCGCACGCCGTCCAGCAGCTGCCCGAGCCGTTCCGCACCGGCGTCGTCGACGCCTACGCCGACGCGCTCGCGCCGTCGTTCTGGTACCTCGTGCCGCTCGTCGTCGCCGGCCTCGTGCTCGCGCTCTTCCTGCCCGTCATCAAGCTGTCCGACGTCGCGGGCATGGTCGCGCGGGGCGAGGCGGTCAGCGACCCCGCGCGCGCCGATATCGTGGACCGGTGA
- a CDS encoding folylpolyglutamate synthase/dihydrofolate synthase family protein, with product MSAAKKGSGKAAREAAEDAVAREQLKEVYAHIMSRAPEHDIDPTLARVQRVLELLGDPQHAFRSIHLTGTNGKSSTARMTERLVREHGLRTGLFTSPHLTSVTERIQVDGEPLSAARFVEVWEDVAPYVGVADRESAEAGGPPLSFFEVLTVMAIAAFADAPVDVAVIEVGMGGRWDSTNVVDGEVAILTPVGIDHERWLGSTLEEIATEKSGIVKERATVVSALQAPEVDEILRARASDVSARLLREGVELEVAGRQLAVGGQLVNLRTPAGLYTDVPVPLHGEHQAHNALLALAAVEQLLGGRTLDGAVVEAAFADVTAPGRLELVRSSPTVLVDAAHNPHGAEALVAALEEAFGFRTLVGVVAVMADKDAEGLLATLEPTLASVVVTRNSSPRSADPHDLAEVAREVFGEDRVQVTERLDEAIQVATDLAERDDAVGVGTGTGVLVTGSVITVADARILLGRG from the coding sequence GTGAGCGCCGCGAAGAAGGGCTCGGGCAAGGCCGCGCGCGAGGCGGCCGAGGACGCCGTCGCGCGCGAGCAGCTCAAGGAGGTCTACGCGCACATCATGTCGCGTGCCCCCGAGCACGACATCGACCCGACGCTCGCGCGCGTCCAGCGCGTCCTCGAGCTGCTCGGCGACCCGCAGCACGCGTTCCGCTCGATCCACCTCACGGGCACGAACGGCAAGTCGTCGACCGCGCGCATGACCGAGCGCCTCGTGCGCGAGCACGGGCTGCGCACGGGCCTGTTCACGTCGCCGCACCTGACGAGCGTGACCGAGCGGATCCAGGTCGACGGCGAGCCGCTGAGCGCGGCGCGCTTCGTCGAGGTGTGGGAGGACGTCGCGCCCTACGTCGGCGTCGCGGACCGCGAGTCGGCCGAGGCCGGCGGCCCGCCGCTGAGCTTCTTCGAGGTGCTCACGGTCATGGCGATCGCGGCGTTCGCGGACGCGCCCGTCGACGTCGCGGTGATCGAGGTCGGCATGGGCGGCCGGTGGGACTCCACGAACGTCGTCGACGGCGAGGTCGCGATCCTCACCCCGGTCGGCATCGACCACGAGCGCTGGCTCGGCTCGACGCTCGAGGAGATCGCCACGGAGAAGTCGGGCATCGTCAAGGAGCGCGCGACCGTGGTCAGCGCGCTGCAGGCGCCCGAGGTCGACGAGATCCTGCGCGCCCGGGCGTCCGACGTCTCCGCGCGGCTGCTGCGCGAGGGCGTCGAGCTCGAGGTCGCGGGCCGTCAGCTCGCCGTCGGCGGCCAGCTCGTGAACCTGCGCACGCCCGCCGGCCTCTACACCGACGTCCCGGTGCCGCTGCACGGCGAGCACCAGGCGCACAACGCGCTGCTCGCCCTCGCCGCGGTCGAGCAGCTGCTCGGCGGACGGACCCTCGACGGGGCCGTCGTCGAGGCCGCGTTCGCCGACGTCACCGCGCCCGGGCGGCTCGAGCTCGTGCGGTCGAGCCCGACCGTGCTCGTCGACGCCGCGCACAACCCGCACGGCGCCGAGGCGCTCGTCGCGGCGCTCGAGGAGGCGTTCGGCTTCCGCACGCTCGTGGGCGTCGTGGCCGTCATGGCCGACAAGGACGCCGAGGGGCTGCTCGCCACGCTCGAGCCGACGCTCGCGTCCGTCGTCGTGACCCGGAACTCGTCGCCGCGCTCGGCGGACCCGCACGACCTCGCCGAGGTCGCGCGCGAGGTGTTCGGCGAGGACCGCGTGCAGGTGACGGAGCGCCTCGACGAGGCGATCCAGGTCGCGACCGACCTCGCCGAGCGCGACGACGCCGTCGGCGTCGGCACCGGCACGGGCGTGCTGGTCACCGGCTCGGTCATCACCGTCGCCGACGCGCGGATCCTCCTGGGCCGTGGCTGA
- the ftsY gene encoding signal recognition particle-docking protein FtsY, with protein sequence MTDQLWLWLTLGILVLAGGGAALLAPLRRRRGAPPVDETGDRSAGGTTTDERPGGTAVLEPEAPSPAEAAAPPAVERPAPAAGRLVRLRDRLARSGSPLGARLLTVLSRDHLTEDDWDEIEETLLLADIGAGPAGELLEALRTRVRVQGARDGASVRALLREELIKVVDPSLDRSVATSRPVSDDGTPVPAVVLVVGVNGTGKTTTVGKLARVLVAEGRTVVLGAADTFRAAAADQLQTWGSRVGVETVRADRDGADPASVAFDAVRKGTADGADVVLVDTAGRLQNKADLMDELGKITRVITREAPLSEVLLVLDATTGQNGLNQARVFGEVAGVTGIVLTKLDGTAKGGIVVAVQRELGVPVKLVGLGEGPDDLAPFDPEEFVDGILG encoded by the coding sequence GTGACTGATCAGCTCTGGCTCTGGCTCACGCTCGGCATCCTGGTCCTCGCCGGTGGCGGCGCGGCCCTGCTCGCACCCCTGCGCCGTCGTCGCGGCGCCCCGCCCGTCGACGAGACGGGCGACCGTTCCGCGGGCGGCACGACGACGGACGAGCGGCCCGGGGGCACGGCCGTCCTCGAGCCCGAGGCGCCGTCGCCCGCCGAGGCCGCGGCACCGCCGGCCGTCGAGAGGCCGGCGCCCGCCGCGGGCCGCCTGGTCCGCCTGCGCGACCGCCTCGCGCGCTCGGGCTCCCCGCTGGGCGCCCGCCTGCTCACCGTGCTGTCGCGCGACCACCTCACCGAGGACGACTGGGACGAGATCGAGGAGACGCTCCTGCTCGCCGACATCGGCGCCGGCCCGGCCGGGGAGCTGCTCGAGGCGCTGCGCACGCGCGTGCGCGTCCAGGGCGCGCGCGACGGCGCGTCGGTCCGCGCCCTGCTGCGCGAGGAGCTGATCAAGGTCGTCGACCCCAGCCTGGACCGCTCGGTCGCGACGTCCCGCCCGGTGTCCGACGACGGGACGCCCGTCCCCGCCGTCGTGCTCGTCGTCGGCGTCAACGGCACGGGCAAGACGACGACCGTCGGCAAGCTCGCGCGCGTGCTCGTCGCCGAGGGGCGGACCGTGGTGCTCGGCGCGGCCGACACGTTCCGCGCGGCCGCGGCCGACCAGCTGCAGACCTGGGGCTCGCGCGTCGGCGTCGAGACGGTGCGCGCGGACCGCGACGGCGCCGACCCGGCGTCGGTGGCGTTCGACGCGGTGCGCAAGGGCACGGCCGACGGCGCCGACGTCGTGCTCGTCGACACCGCCGGGCGCCTGCAGAACAAGGCCGACCTCATGGACGAGCTGGGCAAGATCACGCGCGTGATCACGCGCGAGGCGCCCCTCAGCGAGGTCCTCCTCGTGCTCGACGCCACCACGGGCCAGAACGGCCTCAACCAGGCGCGCGTGTTCGGCGAGGTCGCCGGCGTCACGGGCATCGTGCTGACCAAGCTCGACGGCACCGCCAAGGGCGGCATCGTCGTGGCCGTGCAGCGCGAGCTCGGCGTGCCCGTCAAGCTCGTCGGTCTCGGCGAGGGTCCCGACGACCTGGCGCCGTTCGACCCGGAGGAGTTCGTCGACGGCATCCTCGGCTGA
- a CDS encoding ammonium transporter: MELDTGVTAWMLTSASLVLLMTPGLALFYGGMVRGKSVLNMMMMSFGAMAVVGVIYVLWGWSMSYGSSVGGLFGNPLEQFGLSGTILDDAGEFVLSDGLPVIVDVGFQATFAIITVALISGAIADRVKFGTWLVFAGLWATLSYFPLSHMVWGGGLLSDEGPFVFGDAAPIDFAGGTVVHINAGVAALVLALIVGKRKGFGTEPMRPHNLPLVMLGAALLWFGWFGFNGGSAYGADGAAGLAWVNTTTATAAAILGWLVTEKLRDGSATSLGAASGVVAGLVAITPAAGDVHPVGAIVIGLVAGALSALAVGLKYKFGYDDSLDVVGVHLVAGLWGTVSLGFLATETGLFYGGGAAQLAVQVIIAVIAIAISAVVTLVIALALKATMGWRVPEEDEVGGIDLAVHGETAYETIQQGSVIKEVRA; this comes from the coding sequence ATGGAGCTGGACACCGGAGTGACCGCGTGGATGCTGACCTCGGCATCGCTCGTGCTCCTGATGACGCCCGGGCTGGCGTTGTTCTACGGGGGCATGGTCCGCGGCAAGTCCGTACTGAACATGATGATGATGTCGTTCGGGGCCATGGCCGTCGTCGGCGTCATCTACGTCCTGTGGGGCTGGTCGATGTCCTACGGCTCGAGCGTCGGCGGGCTCTTCGGGAACCCGCTCGAGCAGTTCGGCCTCAGCGGCACGATCCTCGACGACGCCGGTGAGTTCGTCCTGAGCGACGGCCTGCCGGTCATCGTCGACGTCGGCTTCCAGGCCACCTTCGCGATCATCACCGTCGCGCTCATCTCGGGCGCGATCGCCGACCGAGTCAAGTTCGGCACCTGGCTCGTGTTCGCGGGCCTGTGGGCCACGCTGTCCTACTTCCCGCTGTCGCACATGGTGTGGGGCGGCGGCCTGCTCTCCGACGAGGGCCCCTTCGTCTTCGGCGACGCGGCCCCGATCGACTTCGCCGGCGGCACCGTGGTGCACATCAACGCCGGTGTGGCGGCCCTCGTGCTCGCCCTGATCGTGGGCAAGCGCAAGGGCTTCGGCACCGAGCCGATGCGCCCGCACAACCTGCCGCTCGTCATGCTCGGCGCGGCGCTCCTGTGGTTCGGCTGGTTCGGCTTCAACGGCGGCTCGGCGTACGGCGCCGACGGCGCCGCGGGCCTCGCGTGGGTCAACACCACGACGGCCACGGCCGCGGCGATCCTCGGCTGGCTCGTCACCGAGAAGCTGCGCGACGGCTCGGCGACCTCGCTCGGCGCCGCGTCCGGCGTCGTCGCGGGCCTCGTCGCGATCACCCCGGCCGCGGGCGACGTGCACCCGGTCGGCGCGATCGTCATCGGCCTGGTCGCCGGCGCGCTGAGCGCCCTCGCGGTCGGCCTCAAGTACAAGTTCGGCTACGACGACTCGCTCGACGTCGTGGGCGTCCACCTGGTCGCCGGCCTGTGGGGCACCGTCTCGCTCGGCTTCCTCGCCACCGAGACCGGCCTGTTCTACGGCGGCGGCGCCGCCCAGCTGGCGGTCCAGGTCATCATCGCCGTCATCGCCATCGCGATCTCGGCCGTCGTCACGCTCGTCATCGCCCTGGCCCTCAAGGCCACGATGGGCTGGCGCGTGCCCGAGGAGGACGAGGTCGGCGGCATCGACCTCGCGGTGCACGGTGAGACCGCGTACGAGACGATCCAGCAGGGTTCGGTCATCAAGGAGGTCCGCGCATGA
- a CDS encoding TetR/AcrR family transcriptional regulator → MTETEPGLRERKKRARADAIVDAAQRLVLERGLDAVTVEQIADEVGISPRTFFNYFDSKDDAVLGHRALDVDPAVVDAFVGGGPTGEFLRDVEAFAVAMIGGFASSPDRVARTFALVESDPRLLARHVTWLEAHRAEVAALFERRHAARPLPADAELCSMALFLVLRAAGERWERGGRVGAVADHVRAAVAQLAAIARA, encoded by the coding sequence GTGACCGAGACGGAGCCTGGCCTGCGCGAGCGCAAGAAGCGCGCGCGGGCCGACGCGATCGTGGACGCCGCGCAGCGGCTCGTGCTCGAGCGCGGCCTCGACGCGGTCACCGTGGAGCAGATCGCCGACGAGGTCGGCATCTCCCCGCGCACGTTCTTCAACTACTTCGACTCCAAGGACGACGCCGTGCTCGGCCACCGGGCGCTCGACGTCGACCCGGCCGTCGTGGACGCGTTCGTCGGGGGTGGCCCCACGGGCGAGTTCCTGCGTGACGTCGAGGCGTTCGCCGTCGCGATGATCGGCGGCTTCGCCAGCTCTCCCGACCGGGTCGCGCGCACCTTCGCGCTCGTGGAGTCCGACCCCCGGCTGCTCGCCCGGCACGTCACGTGGCTCGAGGCGCACCGGGCCGAGGTCGCGGCGCTGTTCGAGCGCCGCCACGCCGCACGCCCCCTGCCCGCCGACGCCGAGCTCTGCTCGATGGCGCTCTTCCTGGTGCTGCGCGCGGCGGGGGAGCGCTGGGAGCGCGGCGGGCGCGTGGGCGCCGTCGCCGACCACGTGCGGGCCGCCGTCGCGCAGCTCGCGGCGATCGCCCGCGCCTGA
- the dhaL gene encoding dihydroxyacetone kinase subunit DhaL: protein MTLDVAWSERWVRRSAEALAAARDELTELDRQIGDGDHGENMHRGFRAVVAKLDDGAERTQVGQVLKVVATTLMSSVGGASGPLYGTAFLRAGKVTERDALDAHGVVVMLEAALEGITTRGKATTGEKTMVDAWQPAVDAATRAAQDGADPVAVLRAAAEAADAGATSTIPLVATKGRASYLGPRSAGHEDPGARSTALLLGAALAAALTDEVPAA from the coding sequence ATGACGCTCGACGTGGCATGGTCCGAACGCTGGGTGCGACGGTCGGCGGAGGCGCTCGCCGCCGCCCGGGACGAGCTCACGGAGCTCGACCGGCAGATCGGCGACGGCGACCACGGGGAGAACATGCACCGCGGGTTCCGCGCCGTGGTGGCCAAGCTCGACGACGGCGCGGAGCGCACGCAGGTGGGCCAGGTGCTCAAGGTCGTCGCCACGACGCTCATGTCGTCGGTCGGCGGCGCGTCCGGCCCGCTGTACGGGACGGCGTTCCTGCGCGCGGGCAAGGTCACCGAGCGCGACGCGCTCGACGCGCACGGCGTCGTCGTCATGCTCGAGGCCGCGCTCGAGGGCATCACGACGCGCGGCAAGGCGACCACGGGCGAGAAGACCATGGTCGACGCGTGGCAGCCCGCGGTCGACGCCGCGACGCGCGCCGCGCAGGACGGCGCCGACCCGGTCGCGGTGCTCCGGGCCGCGGCCGAGGCGGCCGACGCCGGGGCGACCTCGACGATCCCGCTCGTGGCGACCAAGGGTCGCGCGTCGTACCTCGGCCCCCGCTCGGCGGGGCACGAGGACCCGGGCGCCCGCTCGACCGCGCTGCTGCTCGGTGCCGCGCTCGCCGCCGCGCTCACGGACGAGGTGCCTGCGGCGTGA
- the ndk gene encoding nucleoside-diphosphate kinase codes for MTDVAQNTVPAEPTTPAAERTLVLVKPDGVRRGLSGEVLRRIEAKGYTLAAVELKSATPELLAEHYAEHAGKPFYGPLVEFMLSGPILAVVAEGQGVIAGFRSLAGATNPTEAAPGTIRGDLARDWGLKVQQNLVHGSDSVESAEREIALWFPHL; via the coding sequence ATGACCGACGTCGCGCAGAACACCGTGCCCGCCGAGCCCACCACCCCCGCCGCCGAGCGCACGCTCGTCCTCGTCAAGCCCGACGGCGTCCGCCGGGGCCTGTCCGGCGAGGTGCTGCGCCGCATCGAGGCCAAGGGCTACACGCTCGCGGCCGTCGAGCTCAAGAGCGCGACGCCCGAGCTCCTCGCGGAGCACTACGCCGAGCACGCCGGCAAGCCGTTCTACGGCCCGCTCGTCGAGTTCATGCTCTCGGGCCCGATCCTCGCCGTCGTGGCCGAGGGCCAGGGCGTGATCGCCGGCTTCCGCTCGCTCGCCGGGGCCACCAACCCGACCGAGGCCGCCCCCGGCACGATCCGCGGCGACCTGGCCCGCGACTGGGGCCTGAAGGTCCAGCAGAACCTCGTGCACGGCTCCGACTCGGTCGAGTCGGCCGAGCGCGAGATCGCCCTCTGGTTCCCGCACCTCTGA
- the dhaM gene encoding dihydroxyacetone kinase phosphoryl donor subunit DhaM, with protein sequence MTVGLVLVSHSVLLAEGTAELAREMAPDVVVRVGAGDAEGGLGTSLERVQAALEDVLAQADAAIVLADLGSAVLTVETAFEVDESLAGRARLVSAPFVEGAVAAAVTAQQGAGADAVAAAAEGAVTSIGQPGPVLELVETRDTGGAAGTVLAGEAVGVVEAPGAEAPGAQDGVVTARVTVPNPLGLHARPAAVLARTVADLGVPMTVDGVDATSVLQLLALGATGGRELEIAARGERAEAAVAVVVGLIEGGFGEV encoded by the coding sequence GTGACCGTCGGCCTCGTCCTCGTCTCGCACTCGGTCCTGCTCGCCGAGGGCACGGCCGAGCTGGCGCGCGAGATGGCGCCCGACGTCGTCGTGCGCGTCGGCGCGGGCGACGCCGAGGGCGGCCTCGGCACGTCGCTCGAGCGGGTGCAGGCCGCGCTCGAGGACGTCCTCGCGCAGGCCGACGCCGCGATCGTGCTGGCGGACCTCGGGTCGGCGGTGCTCACCGTCGAGACCGCGTTCGAGGTCGACGAGTCGCTCGCGGGGCGGGCCCGCCTGGTCTCGGCCCCGTTCGTCGAGGGCGCGGTGGCCGCGGCCGTGACCGCGCAGCAGGGCGCGGGTGCCGACGCCGTCGCCGCCGCGGCCGAGGGTGCGGTGACGTCGATCGGCCAGCCCGGGCCGGTGCTCGAGCTCGTCGAGACCCGGGACACCGGGGGAGCGGCCGGCACCGTCCTCGCGGGCGAGGCTGTCGGCGTCGTCGAGGCGCCCGGCGCCGAGGCGCCCGGCGCCCAGGACGGCGTGGTGACCGCGCGCGTGACCGTGCCGAACCCGCTCGGGCTGCACGCCCGGCCGGCCGCGGTGCTCGCGCGCACGGTCGCGGACCTGGGCGTCCCGATGACGGTCGACGGCGTCGACGCGACGAGCGTCCTGCAGTTGCTCGCGCTCGGCGCCACGGGGGGCCGGGAGCTCGAGATCGCGGCGCGCGGGGAGCGCGCCGAGGCGGCCGTGGCCGTCGTCGTCGGCCTCATCGAGGGCGGCTTCGGCGAGGTGTGA